The proteins below are encoded in one region of Brassica napus cultivar Da-Ae chromosome A6, Da-Ae, whole genome shotgun sequence:
- the LOC106359113 gene encoding uncharacterized protein LOC106359113 gives MSQGQWFVKSGGQKKQASSGGLKISIPKFDNSTLITGYSKTLIGRCMNPVKQEMQSLLYHLPRIWNVEERMISIVRWEPVVDDNYPSKITFWVRAIGVPLHFWAEPTFRSIGEALGVVRGDDAIEINEGKIRATLDAFKPLVFSITVEFHSGEETVVALRYERLHGFCRTCSKLTHDQFKCPISKGQKEEDGAGPSDDKGDQGGKALSYKGAVESKALETNSDGDVRRHAQQVSGKQDVKGKNIDYEGGKQVAGAKAGPGRGFTDHGRRMTRYVRNAGYLPPQELRDSYAMATGGLNGLRSQDVGAHLDPQQKLMLDAFKSSENVEASGSKARKALLIENEAVKENGRVLLEEGPVATVQAPEVIAESIKMDSIGESKEVEKENAMELSSEEFDGKQSLETVIKEDEEIGEMVAGLDEEDGNLEFEMMEDDEEEAELVQEAPADGNVMEIEEAFPTAGEGDVAGEKENMTSKKKAGKFMADAMGGNAKKRLVQSLVSPRKKAMAKQGHKAGDKGPVPTKKASFKPKPVLD, from the exons ATGTCGCAAGGGCAATGGTTTGTCAAGTCAGGAGGACAGAAGAAGCAGGCGTCAAGTGGAGGCTTGAAGATCTCCATTCCGAAGTTTGATAACTCTACTCTCATTACGGGGTATTCAAAGACGTTGATTGGGAGGTGCATGAACCCTGTCAAGCAGGAGATGCAGTCGTTGCTCTATCATCTTCCACGCATCTGGAATGTGGAGGAGAGG ATGATCTCCATTGTGAGATGGGAACCGGTGGTGGACGATAATTATCCGTCCAAGATAACTTTCTGGGTACGGGCTATTGGTGTCCCTTTGCATTTTTGGGCAGAGCCAACTTTCAGGAGTATTGGGGAAGCTTTGGGAGTGGTTCGTGGAGATGATGCCATTGAGATTAATGAGGGGAAGATTCGAGCCACTCTGGATGCATTTAAGCCACTGGTGTTCTCCATTACCGTTGAGTTTCACAGTGGGGAGGAAACAGTGGTTGCTTTGCGGTATGAGCGTCTCCACGGCTTCTGCAGGACGTGCTCAAAGTTGACACACGACCAGTTCAAATGTCCAATCTCAAAAGGGCAGAAGGAGGAGGATGGTGCTGGGCCATCTGATGATAAAGGGGACCAAGGTGGGAAAGCTTTGAGCTATAAAGGGGCAGTGGAGTCTAAAGCTTTGGAGACTAACTCTGATGGAGATGTGAGGAGACATGCCCAACAGGTTTCTGGAAAACAAGATGTAAAAGGGAAGAACATTGATTATGAGGGTGGCAAACAAGTTGCTGGTGCGAAAGCAGGTCCAGGGAGAGGATTTACGGATCATGGGAGGAGGATGACAAGGTATGTTAGGAATGCTGGATACCTCCCACCTCAAGAGCTAAGAGATAGCTATGCTATGGCCACGGGTGGTCTTAATGGTCTGCGCAGTCAGGATGTTGGAGCCCATCTGGATCCTCAACAGAAACTGATGCTAGATGCTTTTAAGAGCAGTGAGAATGTGGAGGCCTCAGGGTCAAAGGCTCGCAAAGCCCTATTGATCGAGAATGAGGCTGTAAAGGAGAACGGAAGGGTGCTGTTGGAAGAGGGCCCGGTAGCAACAGTCCAGGCACCGGAAGTCATTGCGGAGTCAATTAAGATGGACTCCATTGGTGAATCCAAAGAAGTGGAGAAAGAGAATGCAATGGAGCTATCATCTGAGGAGTTTGATGGTAAACAGTCTTTGGAGACTGTAATTAAGGAAGATGAGGAGATCGGCGAGATGGTGGCAGGATTAGATGAGGAAGATGGTAATTTGGAGTTTGAAATGATGGAggatgatgaggaggaggcaGAGCTCGTTCAGGAAGCCCCTGCGGATGGAAATGTTATGGAGATTGAGGAAGCATTCCCTACGGCTGGAGAAGGCGATGTAGCAGGTGAGAAAGAGAATATGACGTCAAAGAAGAAAGCTGGAAAGTTCATGGCTGATGCGATGGGAGGGAACGCGAAGAAGAGATTGGTTCAGAGCTTGGTCTCTCCAAGGAAGAAGGCAATGGCAAAGCAAGGCCATAAGGCGGGAGACAAGGGTCCGGTGCCTACCAAGAAGGCCTCGTTCAAGCCGAAACCGGTCCTAGATTGA
- the LOC106347647 gene encoding arogenate dehydratase 4, chloroplastic isoform X1, with product MQAATSCDLKFRSTNLTASTARPTNGMSKRVNVLCGYRSMPFSFRNGVSVSRADWQSSSAILSSKVASVEDPGGLADKIAVVNGHKNGSVDLSLVPVETTNGKLSQVQPLTITDLSPAPLHGSNLRVAYQGVPGAYSEAAAGKAYPNCEAIPCDQFDVAFQAVELWIADRAVLPVENSLGGSIHRNYDLLLRHRLHIVGEVQIPVHHCLLALPGVRTDCVSRVISHPQALAQTERSLDNLTPRAAREAFHDTAAAAEYIAANNLHDTAAVASARAAELYNLQILADGIQDDTGNVTRFLMLAREPIIPRTDRPFKTSIVFAAQEHKGTSVLFKVLSAFAFRNISLTKIESRPHHNRPLRVVGDGSFGTAKNFEYMFYVDFEASMAETRAQNALSEVQEYTSFLRVLGSYPMDMTPWSMSPTEDA from the exons ATGCAAGCCGCTACGTCGTGTGATCTCAAGTTCCGATCAACAAATCTGACGGCTAGTACTGCACGTCCCACCAACGGGATGTCAAAGCGCGTGAATGTCCTATGCGGTTACAGGTCGATGCCGTTCAGCTTCCGCAACGGCGTCTCCGTGAGCCGAGCAGATTGGCAAAGCTCAAGCGCCATTTTATCAAGCAAAGTTGCTTCTGTAGAAGATCCCGGTGGTTTAGCTGACAAAATCGCCGTCGTTAATGGTCACAAGAACGGCTCCGTCGATCTCAGCCTCGTTCCCGTCGAGACAACCAACGGAAAACTATCCCAGGTTCAACCGTTAACGATCACCGATCTATCTCCGGCTCCGTTGCATGGGTCTAACCTCCGAGTAGCTTATCAAGGAGTTCCCGGAGCTTACTCGGAGGCAGCCGCCGGAAAAGCATATCCAAATTGCGAAGCCATTCCATGCGACCAATTCGACGTCGCTTTTCAGGCGGTGGAGCTTTGGATTGCCGATAGAGCCGTTCTTCCCGTGGAGAATTCACTCGGTGGTTCAATCCACAGGAATTACGATCTCCTCCTCCGTCACCGTCTCCACATCGTCGGCGAAGTTCAGATTCCAGTCCACCATTGTCTCCTCGCGCTTCCGGGTGTCCGAACAGACTGCGTCTCGCGAGTGATATCTCACCCACAGGCGCTGGCTCAGACAGAACGATCACTCGACAACCTCACCCCACGCGCGGCACGTGAGGCCTTCCACGATACGGCGGCTGCAGCAGAGTATATAGCCGCTAACAACCTCCATGACACTGCAGCTGTGGCGAGCG CACGCGCCGCGGAGCTCTACAACCTCCAGATTTTAGCTGACGGAATACAAGACGACACGGGAAACGTCACGCGGTTCCTGATGTTGGCGCGTGAACCAATTATACCACGCACAGACAGGCCTTTCAAAACTAGCATCGTCTTTGCGGCTCAAGAACACAAAGGAACCAGTGTCCTCTTCAAAGTCCTCTCCGCCTTCGCTTTCCGAAACATCAGCTTGACCAAGATCGAGTCGCGGCCGCACCACAACCGCCCTCTCAGGGTTGTCGGAGACGGGAGCTTCGGGACGGCGAAGAACTTTGAGTATATGTTCTACGTTGATTTCGAGGCGTCCATGGCGGAAACGCGTGCACAGAACGCGCTTTCAGAGGTTCAGGAGTACACGTCTTTCCTAAGGGTGCTGGGAAGTTACCCCATGGATATGACGCCATGGTCCATGTCACCCACCGAAGATGCATGA
- the LOC106347647 gene encoding arogenate dehydratase 4, chloroplastic isoform X2 produces the protein MQAATSCDLKFRSTNLTASTARPTNGMSKRVNVLCGYRSMPFSFRNGVSVSRADWQSSSAILSSKVASVEDPGGLADKIAVVNGHKNGSVDLSLVPVETTNGKLSQVQPLTITDLSPAPLHGSNLRVAYQGVPGAYSEAAAGKAYPNCEAIPCDQFDVAFQAVELWIADRAVLPVENSLGGSIHRNYDLLLRHRLHIVGEVQIPVHHCLLALPGVRTDCVSRVISHPQALAQTERSLDNLTPRAAREAFHDTAAAAEYIAANNLHDTAAVASARAAELYNLQILADGIQDDTGNVTRFLMLAREPIIPRTDRPFKTSIVFAAQEHKGTSVLFKVLSAFAFRNISLTKIESRPHHNRPLRVVGDGSFGTAKNFEYMFYVDFEASMAETRAQNALSEVQEYTSFLRVLGSYPMDMTPWSMSPTEDA, from the exons ATGCAAGCCGCTACGTCGTGTGATCTCAAGTTCCGATCAACAAATCTGACGGCTAGTACTGCACGTCCCACCAACGGGATGTCAAAGCGCGTGAATGTCCTATGCGGTTACAGGTCGATGCCGTTCAGCTTCCGCAACGGCGTCTCCGTGAGCCGAGCAGATTGGCAAAGCTCAAGCGCCATTTTATCAAGCAAAGTTGCTTCTGTAGAAGATCCCGGTGGTTTAGCTGACAAAATCGCCGTCGTTAATGGTCACAAGAACGGCTCCGTCGATCTCAGCCTCGTTCCCGTCGAGACAACCAACGGAAAACTATCCCAGGTTCAACCGTTAACGATCACCGATCTATCTCCGGCTCCGTTGCATGGGTCTAACCTCCGAGTAGCTTATCAAGGAGTTCCCGGAGCTTACTCGGAGGCAGCCGCCGGAAAAGCATATCCAAATTGCGAAGCCATTCCATGCGACCAATTCGACGTCGCTTTTCAGGCGGTGGAGCTTTGGATTGCCGATAGAGCCGTTCTTCCCGTGGAGAATTCACTCGGTGGTTCAATCCACAGGAATTACGATCTCCTCCTCCGTCACCGTCTCCACATCGTCGGCGAAGTTCAGATTCCAGTCCACCATTGTCTCCTCGCGCTTCCGGGTGTCCGAACAGACTGCGTCTCGCGAGTGATATCTCACCCACAGGCGCTGGCTCAGACAGAACGATCACTCGACAACCTCACCCCACGCGCGGCACGTGAGGCCTTCCACGATACGGCGGCTGCAGCAGAGTATATAGCCGCTAACAACCTCCATGACACTGCAGCTGTGGCGAGCGCACgc GCCGCGGAGCTCTACAACCTCCAGATTTTAGCTGACGGAATACAAGACGACACGGGAAACGTCACGCGGTTCCTGATGTTGGCGCGTGAACCAATTATACCACGCACAGACAGGCCTTTCAAAACTAGCATCGTCTTTGCGGCTCAAGAACACAAAGGAACCAGTGTCCTCTTCAAAGTCCTCTCCGCCTTCGCTTTCCGAAACATCAGCTTGACCAAGATCGAGTCGCGGCCGCACCACAACCGCCCTCTCAGGGTTGTCGGAGACGGGAGCTTCGGGACGGCGAAGAACTTTGAGTATATGTTCTACGTTGATTTCGAGGCGTCCATGGCGGAAACGCGTGCACAGAACGCGCTTTCAGAGGTTCAGGAGTACACGTCTTTCCTAAGGGTGCTGGGAAGTTACCCCATGGATATGACGCCATGGTCCATGTCACCCACCGAAGATGCATGA
- the LOC106347646 gene encoding probable L-type lectin-domain containing receptor kinase I.6 has product MPHVLPMIWMILCVHLICISSQPETRFIYNGFHQAELYTDGVAKVLPEGQLQLTNGSGQSMGHAFFKKPFEFTAESLSFSTQFVCALVPKPGSGGHGIAFVLSASIDLSHADATQYLGLFNISTQGNSSSHLVAVELDTALSAEFDDKNANHVGINVNSLFSIESAPAAYFSDIKGKNESIELSSGDPIQVWVDYRGNVLNVSMAPLKNQKPSQPLLSSSINLSEIFPDRKIFIGFSGATGTLISYQYILGWSFSGNSVSLQRLDATKLPRVPPHKCRTERPSKLLIFLFILLAVIVLVVLVAAFVYRRRKYAEVREEWEEEYGPHRFSYKTLYNATKGFHEDELLGKGGFGEVYKGTLPCNGQIAVKRVSHSADEGMKQFVAEIVSMGNLKHKNIVPLLGYCRRKGELFLVSEYMPNGSLDQYLFHDDKPPFSWRRRFAIIKDIASALSYMHTGAPQVVLHRDIKASNVMLDAEFNGRLGDFGMARFHDDWADTATTAAVGTIGYMAPELSTVRASTATDVYSFGAFLLELTCGRRPVDPALPEERRYLVKWVCQCWKMASLLGARDLRMRGEISSEEVEMVLKVGLLCTNALAEMRPSMEEVVQYLNESLKLPDISVNSPGIGSFAPFIIGSNLLLPSHTTNTFSTSSYSSSSGNDSTFVTHSIFHGHGR; this is encoded by the coding sequence ATGCCTCACGTATTGCCTATGATATGGATGATCCTTTGTGTTCATCTTATTTGCATCTCAAGCCAACCGGAGACGAGGTTTATCTATAACGGCTTTCACCAAGCAGAGCTTTATACTGATGGGGTTGCCAAAGTTCTTCCCGAAGGACAGTTGCAGTTAACCAACGGATCCGGACAGAGCATGGGTCATGCTTTCTTCAAGAAACCTTTTGAGTTCACAGCTGAATCACTCTCTTTCTCAACACAATTTGTCTGTGCTCTGGTTCCTAAGCCAGGATCTGGTGGTCATGGCATCGCCTTTGTTTTATCTGCCTCCATAGATCTCTCGCATGCAGATGCTACGCAGTACTTGGGACTTTTTAACATCTCGACTCAAGGAAACTCCTCTTCTCACCTAGTTGCTGTTGAGCTAGATACTGCCCTCAGCGCTGAGTTTGATGACAAAAATGCTAATCATGTTGGTATCAATGTCAATAGCCTTTTCTCTATCGAATCTGCCCCCGCTGCTTACTTTTCCGATATTAAAGGTAAAAACGAGAGCATAGAGCTTTCGAGTGGAGATCCTATTCAAGTCTGGGTAGACTACAGAGGAAACGTGCTTAATGTTTCGATGGCACCTCTTAAGAATCAGAAGCCAAGTCAGCCTCTTCTATCAAGCTCTATCAACCTTTCAGAAATTTTCCCggatagaaaaatatttattgggTTCTCTGGAGCCACAGGGACACTGATAAGCTACCAATACATACTAGGATGGAGCTTTAGTGGAAACAGTGTGTCATTGCAGCGCCTGGATGCTACTAAACTCCCTCGAGTTCCTCCTCATAAATGTAGAACAGAGAGACCATCGAAGCTGCTAATATTCCTCTTCATATTACTGGCGGTCATAGTTTTGGTTGTTCTTGTAGCAGCTTTTGTCTACAGGAGAAGGAAATACGCTGAAGTAAGAGAGGAATGGGAAGAAGAATATGGTCCACACCGCTTCTCCTATAAAACTCTGTACAATGCGACCAAAGGGTTTCACGAGGATGAACTTCTTGGAAAAGGAGGTTTTGGAGAAGTGTACAAAGGAACTCTGCCTTGCAATGGACAAATAGCTGTGAAGAGAGTGTCCCACAGCGCGGATGAAGGAATGAAGCAGTTTGTGGCTGAAATCGTGAGCATGGGTAATCTAAAACACAAGAATATTGTCCCACTTCTTGGCTACTGTAGAAGAAAAGGTGAGTTATTTCTGGTATCTGAATACATGCCCAATGGTAGTCTTGACCAATACTTATTCCATGACGATAAACCGCCCTTCTCATGGCGTCGAAGATTTGCAATAATCAAGGACATAGCTTCAGCTCTCAGTTACATGCATACAGGAGCTCCCCAAGTTGTTCTCCACCGGGATATCAAGGCTTCTAACGTTATGTTAGACGCTGAATTCAACGGAAGGTTAGGAGACTTTGGTATGGCAAGGTTCCATGATGATTGGGCAGACACAGCTACAACTGCCGCTGTGGGAACCATTGGCTACATGGCCCCGGAGCTTTCTACAGTGAGAGCTTCCACTGCAACCGACGTTTATAGCTTTGGTGCCTTTTTACTTGAGTTAACATGTGGGAGGAGACCAGTTGACCCTGCGTTGCCAGAGGAAAGACGGTATTTAGTTAAGTGGGTCTGCCAATGCTGGAAAATGGCGTCTTTGCTCGGAGCAAGAGATCTTAGAATGAGAGGTGAAATCTCATCTGAGGAAGTCGAAATggtactgaaagttgggttGCTTTGCACGAATGCTTTGGCGGAAATGAGACCTTCGATGGAAGAAGTTGTGCAATACTTGAATGAAAGCCTAAAGCTGCCTGATATCTCCGTAAACTCTCCTGGTATTGGGTCCTTTGCTCCGTTCATTATTGGATCTAACCTCCTCCTTCCTTCTCACACTACCAACACCTTCTCTACGTCCTCTTACTCTTCTTCCTCAGGCAACGACTCTACATTTGTAACTCACTCGATTTTCCATGGGCACGGACGGTga